Within the Fusarium keratoplasticum isolate Fu6.1 chromosome 1, whole genome shotgun sequence genome, the region GATCGGGTTGATACTATCATCATCCGGGTTCTTTGACGACATCACAGACCCTTGCAACAATCCCCTGCGTGTCGCGTCAATCGTCAGCGGCCTAGAAAGGGAAATTTCCACCAAGAGCACCAATAGCGTGCAGCCAAAAATAGCCCGTTTTGTACCGAGCTTTGCAGAGAACAATACCGAGGTGAGTTGATTGATGCTCCTATTGTCCCtgttttggtgttgaagacgagAAACGCCACTTCTAATTGCGGCCCCGCCGTGCACGGACCATTCTCCCCCCTTCCATCCTGTCGCGAATTCTATTGGCTGACTCAGCATTCAGGCCCTCGTTCATCTCGCCCCAGCTCCAACCGTGATCGTGAACAACGTGAACCACCGAACTCAAATCAACGACTTTTCGCACGAAAACGACATTCCTACGCGCCGCCCACCGTCGATCGATCAGCGCGCCAGCATAAGTTTCGCGCGAGAAGCATGGTATAAGCGCCGCCATCTTGCTGCGGCTTCCACGCTGTCGAGAGGGGAGATTGCGACGCCGCGACCATGGCTGCCGATACCGAGTTCTCGTCATTTGATGAGAGTGCCTGGAAGGCCCAGAATGCTGCCGACGACCGAGAGATTGCGAAGCTGCTCGAGCAGAGCCAGGAGGGCGGTAATGGcggcctcaagctcgacgatACACCCTTCGATCAAACCggcaaggccgaggacgCCGAGGACTTTGAGGACATCAGCGACGATGATCTaccagaggaggaggagccaagCGCTGGCGTTTCCATGGAGATGCCCGGTCTGACAGATGATGGCGGAACTAGTAATGATGCCGACGACCTGTTTGGCGAAGGACCATCCTCACCCGATCCGATTCTCGGCCCTTCCTCCCCCGCGCCTCACGTTCGCGATGCAGACACTGGTGACGATACTCAGCCTATGGATGCTGGTCTCAGCTTCCCAGGCATCAACTTCGACCCCGAACCCCATCTCAACGGCGCGAACCAAGACCCCGACATCCCTGCCCCGGCCGAAACCGTTGAAGATCTCCTCAAGGCTACCTGGCCTGCTTTCAAGAAGGGACATATTCTGACCTGGAGTGAACTCCTtccggccaagaaggctacatggaaggagaagaagcctgtcAAGAAGCCGAAGCCTCTTGTCACCAGCAAACTCACATTGGATCTCGCCCCCGACCAGGAAAAGCTCTTCCGCATCCCCGGCACTGCAACCATTACTCGTAAGGCGAAGCAGAATGAAGAAAGGGGCCTCGTGGTGTGTGGTCAAGACGATGCGAACCGAGCCGACGATACTGTGCAATTCGACCTTGACCAAGAATCCGACTCGGAAACCGTTGCCGGCTTTACCCTCCGCGACATCGAACTTGCCTGCGAGGACTGGAGTGTCCACATTAACACTGTGGAGGCGAATTTTAAGGCGAAGCAAGTCGCCGAGCAGGAACAGCAGCAAGCACGGAAACGCGCATTTGAGGAGCAGGATGATGAGTGGGATGCCGAATTTTTGATGgaccttggagatgatgcgcCACAACGtcccaagaagcgcaagaccGTCCAGCTTGGCCTGCCTGAGATTCCCCGATACTCGGCTCCATCGTTTGACAACTTTGAAGACACAACGCGCCGAGGCGCTAAGCGCGTTCATCTCGACATGGGCGACCCTTATCTCCTTCTCGACACCCAAGACCTCCAGAGAAGCGCAAAGCGACCACGCCAAGACAACAAACTCAAGCGCATGGCCAATGGCAATCTCGGCCGCGATGTCTCCCAGCGATTCAACATTTCCAACGACGAGGCATACGAGGCGCTCAAGGAGAACCACCAAAGCAAGGTCCGCGCAACTCTCGGCAACATCTCTGTCGAACACAGTATGCCTGCCATCAAGCTGTTGTGGCCTTACTACAAGGTTAAGCTCAGTGGTACGACTGATGAGTATCATCGCCCTCGCTTCAGGTACAAGAAGTTTGCTGGCCATACCATCAAATTTGACAAGCCCAACCACCACAAGCGAAAGCAGATGAAGGGCAAGGCACACGAAGTCTTTTTGAAGTCCAAGGACCTGAGCATCAACGACAACTCCGTCGCCGTTCTTTACGAATACTGCGAACAACGCCCCCGAGTTCTTAGCAACTTTGGCATGGGTAACCGTCTCATCAACTATTATCGACGAAAGGACAACAATGATGACGAACAGCTGCCCAAGCAAGAACTCGGCGAGTACCGCATGCTTCTTCCTGAAGATCGATCACCATTCTCCCTCTTCGGCACTGTTGACGCTGGTGAGACAGTTCCCACCTTGCACAACGAAATGTATCGCGCTCCCGTTTTCAAGCACAACCCCCGAGGCAGCGATTTTCTCGTTGTTCGCAGCACCACTGGAGAGCACGGGTCCAAATGGTTCCTGCACAAGATTGACCATCTCTACGTCGTTGGCCAACAATTCCCTTCGGTGGAGGTTCCGGGACCTCACAGTCGCAAGGTTACGAATGCTTCCAAGAACCGGATGAAGATGCTGGCTTTCCGTATGATTAGGCATAGCGATACGGACAATTGCCAGCTGTCTGACATCACTAAACACATCGCCGAGTCAACCGATACTCAGAACCGTCAAAAGCTCAAGGAATTCCTTCAGTATGACCGAGAGAGTGGTGAAAAGGGCATGTGGCGTCTGAAGCCTGGAGAGATTCTACCAGATGAGAGCGCGATCCGGTCCATGATCAAGCCTGAGGAGGTTTGTTTGCTTGATGCAATGCAACTCGGCATCAAGGAGCTGGAAGATGCCGGCTACGACCCTCGAAACGCTACTATCGAGGACGATGTTCAGATGCAAGACGCAGACggagacgatgaagatgctgatgaggatggtagCAGAGTGGCCAAGGGCACGAAGAAACAGCCAGAGAAGCAAGAAGAGACCCTCGCCGACAAGATGGCGCCTTGGAAGACGACAAAAGCCTTTATCGATGCATGCGCTCAAAAGGCCATGCTGCAACTCCACGGCGAAGGCGACCCGACAGGCCATGGTCTCGGTTTCAGTTTCATTCGTACGTCTATGAAGGGTGGTTATATCGAAGCCGTCCAAGGACCCCTTGCCACGTCGGCAGATGCCATGGAACGGGAGAAGCGAGCAAACGGTGGGCACGCTTACAAcgtcaagaagcagcaggcCATGTATGAGGAGGGCATCCGTGAGATCtgggagaagcagaaggcGACACTCTCAGATGCTCAGGAACATGACGACAAAGATGTTGCAGTgacagaagatgaggatgacagATTTAACGTGCAGTCTGCGATGACCCCAGCGCAGTTCGACGACGGTACCAGCCAAATTAGTGGTTTGACTTCATCCAGCCGACACCCACGACGCGCAATCCGCATTACACGAGACGTCCGGATGCCCGATGGCACCATCCAACAGCGAACCGAAGTTGTTCACGATCCGGTTGTGATTTCGCAATATATGAAGCGACGAACTGAGGCGGACCTTGAAATGAGAGAGTACGTGCCCACACCCATTTTCAACAACGCAATCCAGAGAAGGCCATGCAGGGGACACTTGTCGACCAAGCCAAAACGATCATACGGAGTCGGCATCCCTGGCTCGCAGAGGGATATTGTTGGACTTTCGTTTCGTGCAGCGGCTTACGTATATCTTTCAACAGCATCTACAGTTCAAGGCCTACGGGCAATGCCGACCATGACCGTCTTGCAGGCATTAGGTATGTTGTTCTGGCAGTGAAGAGGGAGCGGTCTCACTAACCATGATTAGAATCAAGAAGGAACTTGAGCGActcgagaagaacaaggcccgacgacaagctcgagaGCAGCAGAAGGAGCTGCACCAGAAAGCCAGCGCTGGTGATGCCGCATCACCGAGCGTTAATGGGGATAAGATCCCCACTGGAACAACTCGCAAGTGTGCCAATTGTGGCCAGGTCGGTCACATCAAGACCAATAAGAAGTATGACTCCCCCAATTACACCCCCAGTTTCATCCCCTTCCCCATCGCCGTTTGATGGGTGGGGATCTTCCCATCGAGCCAAGTCCAAGCGCAAGCCTCGCCTCCAGATCTTGATGGAAAAGTGCGATCGGGAGGCAAGCAGAACCGCGGAGTTGAAGGCCCGACGAGACAAGCTCGCTGCCCGCCAACAAGAAAAGATCGACAAAGCCGCGAAGAAGCAGGAAGAGCTGGAGCGTCGAAAAGCCGAAGCCAAGCGGCTACAAGAGGAGAGAACAGCGCAAAAAAAGCTCAAAGAAGAGCTACAACGACAGGCCCGAGAGCAGAAAGCTCGGGCACAGCAACTGGATCGTGACCGGCGGGAGCTAAAACGCATCCAACGGGAACGGGCGATGCCCAGATGGCGATCTGGGACAGGCTGGCGCTGACTCGGCTCGACTCTGGCGACAACCTGCGACATCTTGACTGCATTTCTCATTTCTTTTGTATTTGAGACATCTTCGCAAAACCTTTTACTAACTTGTGGCTCAAGGTTATGTCCTCTGCTCAACGGTACGATGAAGGCGGACAACGGTGCTGCCGAGCATGGAGGCTTTGGTAACTACAACGCCCCAACGGGCACTGCTGGGTCACCAAGTTAGCACCGCTTTGCTTTGCCGGCCACAATTGGCCCAATTCTCGAGCGAACAGAGATAAAGATGACGCACGAACGTCCTGGTTGGTCTTTGTAAGCAACGCGACTGCGACAACGAGCGAAATGACTGGACCGACAAGAGTCAGATGTTGAGAGTGAGAAACGAGTCACTCGGTGGAGGTGCTCAGGGAGAGACATGCAGTCCTCAAAATTTTTGGGTTACTCGGACGGAGGGTATGGAAGGGTACGGGTTTTTCATTTCTTTTTGCGAAAAGCACATCAAGGCATCGAGATTGCCGACTGCGATGGTTTACTGCATTTACTGGAGTTGGGGATACGATACTTGCTGCTCGAGAGGAAAAGGGCCATGAGGGAAGGCCAGGCAGGACAGGCCTTACAAGCGGACTATGAGACTGTGATTGCGGTCGTCAATTAAAACTTTTAATATCTTGCAATGCTGTTCTCTGGGCCTTAAACCTGTGTGTCCGAGTTGAGCCGGAAGCTGATCATTGACTGGGGGAGGGGACTGACAGCACCTCGGAGCGTTGATAGCACTGTCTACAAGCCCTTCGGTTGAGAGGTTGGAGAAAGAGGCTGTGCCCCCAAAGTGAAGTGAGGTGATGTGAGAATCTCGATGCGGTGAAGACGCAAACAGCCAACAAGTTGGTGGTGCAAAGGCATCTGCATCGATCCTCGGACCTCTCAGCATCGAGAAGTCTCTCCTGTCAAGCGTAGCCCACCAAATTAGCCCCGTTGCGTCTCCACAGAAAAGCTGGTGAAAACGGGCTAATTGGTCTGGAAAGTTGGTCGGGTCTTGCATGACCTGGAACCCGCGTGAGGCTGCCATGCATAATTGTATTTTTAGAAGCGCACCGGACCCGGTTTGGATGGGACATGAGATCCCATTGCGTGCGGCACTGCACTCACTCGGCCGGGGAGGCGGGAGTTGAATGAGAGAACGTGGACGTGAGAGGTTGGGattgggcttgggggcttgggaaggaggctgagcagcttctGCGGCGGGGTGTCTATCTGATAGCTGATTATCATGAAGTAGCAAGTCATTGACTTTTTTACTCTCTAGGATCATGTGTTCCGGGGAGAGGATTAAGTGATGGAGTCAGAAACGCAGAAACACAACAAAAGCTGCGAACCTTGAGAGAGAGTGCGTGCATCAGAAACCGAATTAGCAAACACACGGCACGGCACGGGAACGGTATCCCCGGATAAACAGGAAAGAAGCCAAGCTACAGAAGAGCGCGCATGGTGAATACGAAAGTCGATGCAGCAGAGAAGGGTGGGAGGGAGGCTCAGCTGTCGTGGGGCAGTTTAGTTGTCCGTTTTGAAACATAGACAGCAAAGTGATCAGCAGGAACGGGCAGGTTTTAGGGTATGCAGGGTGAATCGTCACGGGGCGCGCCGTCAAAGTTGTGTGTGCTGTGCTGTCAATCCCgtcgttggtgatgatggacgaCGCCCTAGCTCGGAGAGGTGATAGCGTCGGTTAGAGGGGAAGTGCCAGGAATTGGCCCTCGCTCTCGGAACGTTTTTTGCGCTTGGAAGCTTGAATTTCCAAGTGCGCGTTTCAGATCTGAACTCATTTGCAATGCCCATATCAGATGCATGACAAGAGGTTCACGCATCATGTTGTCGACGGAATACGAGCATACAAAGATGCATGCTCTGCTGAAACCCCATCTATCCCCCAACTCGCCTGCAGAAAGACAGCACCAGAGTGACGCAACCAGGCACCAAGAACCGTCGGTTCCAGGGACACTCCCTGTCGTAGTTTGCGTTGTCACAGCGCGCGCCAAGAGAAACATCCCGGTGGCTAGGCGGAGCAGCTCGATTCTGCGCAGAATGAAACGTGGTACGGCtcatcaagatgaagagaggaggTCCAAGATGTGTGATGAGGTTGGTGGCTGGGACAGCCGACGGCCCTGAAGGTTGACGCCCGTTTCTAGGGGATCACATCACCCCTGCCAGACAAGAAGAGTCCTAGGGCACCCGGACCCCTTCTACAGTGCCGTGAATCTCCACCCGGATCCCAAACCGCGTCCACATCCACCCCGTCGGTGAGGTCCGTCCACTCACGTCCGCCTTAGCTAAGCAGGCATCATTTTTTTTCCCGCCTTCCATGCTGCCTTCTTTTTTCTCCCATCATCCCGCGGCCCCCCGAGTGAACACGATCCGTCTATTATTAGAAGCCATCCCAACCACATCCACAAACGCCAGATTCAGCCCCATCGAAACGTCTATCGATCCTCGACCGCTGTCGACAAGGCCTTTACCGCAGCGGGTGCGTCGCTTGTCTGTCGCATTGTCCCTGGTCGAATCGTCGCATTCTGGCGCATCGCATCGCCTCCAAGGGAAGCGAGAGCGCACTCTGTTCACTTCTGAAGCTGTCCCCTCTCTCTGACTCTCTTCGCGTCGCGCTGCGCACTTGCGACAACCATCCTCTGTCGCTCCCCATCGCACATATTGTCCCTGTGAACTTGCTCCCAGATACAAAGAGATTATCGCGAATCGCatgccgtcgtcatcaatCAACGCTCTCCCACGGACCCTTCTCCATCCCCTCAGAGCTAAAAAAGGTACCCAGCCGAGCTTGGCTCTGTCGACACAGATACCGCCCACGCGCTACTGCACAGGTACCCCATCACCAGTTCGCGCCCACTAAGCTACAAAGGTCGCAACGGCCTCGGGGTCCTCATTTATCGGCTATTCCCATCCCCTTCGTTCACATTTCCCTTCCCAAATCCTCCCGCTCCACACTTTCTTCTCTTATCCGTCCTTCAACTCTCGACGGCCATTTCACAGCCGCCTCCGTCATCTCACCAGCGTCTTTTCTCTCTCTACATCTCTCTTCGGTTCACTTTCTGTCACCttttctctccatcttcttcgtGGCATTTCGTTCGTTCCGAAGCATTCTTCGATACCCTTCCTGCTCGACGCCATAACGACCCTTTATTCTCGCTTACCACCACccacttgaccttggcccGACTCGATTCGACTCTGGTGGCACGACTTTTTGAGCTTCAACTCCCCGACTTCTCTTATTCACGATCATCGACGCGCCATCGTCACGTATTGCGATCGACTCGACGGCTCTGGCGCTACTGACGACCATCACGCCGCGTTCCTCCGCCACCAACGTTCGATCGCCCCGCGTGGAAACGCGATCCATTTCCCTCCAGCTCAGACACACAACTGATCAAGATGGGACGAAGAAAGATTGAAATCAAAGCGATCAAGGATGACAGGAATCGCTCTGTGTAAGTTTTCCCAGATTCTTGCACCACTGGCGCAGGAATCCGATCCGAGGTGCCCCTCGAAGCTTGCGACTGACTGTCGCGAACAGCACCTTCCTGAAGCGAAAGGGCGGCCTTTTCAAGAAGGCACACGAGCTCTCCGTCCTGTGCTCCGTCGATGTCGCCGTATTCATTTTTGGCAATAATAAGAAGCTCTACGAATATTCATCTTCAGATATGCGACAGCTCATCACACGATACCAATATGTGAGTGTCTCCCCGCCCGTAGGCGCATATGAtacagcatcagcatctgCGGTCGCAACCTCGGCGCGTCATGGCATGCTAACTGGACTACAGCATGGCGGTCCCAACGAACACAAAGGCCCATCCGATTTCAACGGCGGTaacgacgaggaggaggaagaggagggcgatggcaCTCCTCCCCACGCGCCCGAAGGTGTCGAGAACCAGATGATGCCTCCCCATTTTCACGGCCAGGCCCAGCCCCCGTTCCCCCAGATCCGACACCACACGCCTTCAGCATCGCCGCCCATTGGCAACGGCCCTTTCCAAGGACACCCGGGCCATCCTATTCAGCGCACGCATACCCCACAGCCTTCGATCGGCTCACGGCCGGGATCTCGAAATGACATCCGCCGGATGGGCCCCGCCATGGTCTCTCAACCTCCGCCTCCTACCGGACCTCCGCATGCCGGGATTAGCTATATGCCTACGCCTCCCATCTACAACCCTCCTCATCCCTCTGGTTTGATGCCCCAGCAGGGGCCTACCCCTCAGTATGCCACCTACCACCCACAGCCAAGTCCAATGCCGCAGCACAGTCCCTACATGGACGACCGAAGATCCCCCATGCCATCGCCTATGCCTCCTGCCTACTCGTCGCAACCGCCTTCGCAAGGGCTCCAGGCTCCGGCGCGTCCAACCCCGTCTCCTCAGCCAAACCACCAGCAACTGCCACCGAACCCTATACCGCAAAtctcgccgcctccacctcAGCCGCAGCAGGTCGAGCGTCGTCTGCAGGaccctccaccacctcctcccgTGGAACCCAAGACGGAATCCCAAGAACGCCCTCAGCCGCCCCTGCTCAACACGGATACAGCCATCAAGAAACTGCCCCAGCGGAAATCTCACAGCATCTTTACGCCCATTGAGGAGAACCGTTCTATTCTGTCCCAGCATCTTGCCTCTTTCGCAAATGAGCCCATGAAATCGGAATCAGCGGctgcagcagcggcagctaATGCGGCCAGTGCCGCCAATCGGTCGCAGTCGGTAGATGTGGGTGCGCTCAACCGAGTGGGTGACACCTCAAAATCGCCTCACTTGCCACAGCGCGCCAGCACACAAGCTGATGACAAGTCCCGAACTGTCTCATTGTCATCAATACCAGAGACCACATTGACGCCGCCCTCACGGTCCAACAGCGTCAAGGTTGGCGGTGGTCCCGGCGGAGCGCGGCCTAGGGGGCCCCGTTTGACGGTGCAGATTCCCGATGGCGGTTCAGAGGCTGGTGGCAGCGCGCGCACAGCTGACTCTAATTCACCACGGAATCCTACTGAGAGCACAACGCAGGCGCCTCAACGCCACAACTCTCAGTCATCGCTCGTCTTACCgcctccatcaccttctGCCCAAACATTGCTGTCAGCCGGCGCCACCGGGCCACCAAATCCCTTTGCTCGGCCGCCGCCTCAGCAGAACGTGAACGGAGACACTCCAGTATCAGCACTACCGTCTCGATTCCTGACAAATGAGTTGTTGCCAAGCCCAAGTAGTTTCTACCCAGATTGGAACTTCAGGGGAGGCGACAGCAATACGCTTCCCAGCCCGCTCAACTTTGCTACTCCTGTAGTCGGATCAGGGCCCAGCTTCCTAAGAGATGACAACTTGAATTCCAGCATCAATAGCAACTCGAATAACGCTACATCCACCTCCAACGGCACCTACAATTCGAGTTTGCATGTCAATACAAGCAATTCAACGGCAACGAAGCGTAAAACGCCCGAGTTGGGTGCCACAGCCCAGAGTGAGGCAGAGGAGTCGACGGACCCTAAAAGGCTCAAGGTTGAGTGATTTCGACTACTTGACTCTTGATTCTTGCCCGATTCTTCACCATTCAAAAGTTCTTATTGATGTATTCCACGATCAACGACATAATGGGCTGGACTCTGCGTGTCATTCATGATAGCGTGGACCATGCATTTAATCTCGTTATGAGTATCATGCCAACATTCCCGGCCTTTTTCTTACTTTTCGCATCATCCATCAGATGCATCGCCGTCCTTTTCTTACTTGCGGCACTTTTTTCTTGACACATTGGGAGGCGTTCTTCACAGACGGGTAACCTTTCAAGTTCACTTCTTGACATTTTCAATTCTTTTTATACCTTTGGGTTTGTAGCCCTGACTTTGTCTCTGGGGTTTTCTGCTGGACGGTAGGCTTGGGGCGGACAATGGTTACAACTTTATGTTATGAGAGACGTGGGAATCACCACTCTAAGGGTTCGACAATGGtgtttttgttgttttaTTCCTTTTTCTGACCGGGTTTCTTTTGATCTGGAGTTCATAGATGATACCGGCGACGTGAACACGTTTATCAAGTCAATTCTATATACTGGGTGAACAAGACTGAGATAGTGATTGAAAGCAGTGTAGTGTCTAGCAAATCATGTGCGCAAAATCATCAAGTGTCATTATTCGTGTATCCTGTTGCCTTCGAGTGCGAAAAGTTAGGCGTAGTTCAATACTCCCTTGAGAATCCACTACTCGTCGTTAGTATgttcatcaccagcatcgACATGTGCAACTTACCAGTTCTCCATTACCGACCTGGCCGACCACATGCTCAACCTCGATCTCATCCGGCATAACCACCCtcttgccatccttctcaacccaCCAAACCTCCTTACCCCCAAcagtcttgaccttgtcattCTCCCCCCACGGGCTCTCCGGCACAAGATGCGCCTCCACAAACTTCCTCATATTCGTCCGCGCGCGATCCTGCCCCTTGTCACCCTCATACGCATCCGCCCCCAGCGCAGCGTAATCCCCCGGCTGCTCCCATGGCTTCCGCGGGAGCGCGTCCACAGCCGAGTTGAGCGGCGCAAGAACAGTAGTATTTGTCCCAAGGTCGGAGAGCCGCTCTTCAGTCGCAGGATCCATCCGCGCAAACGAAGAAAACGATGTCAGCGAGCGCTGAGTGCCCAGGATGTCGGCCAGGGCGATCGAGGGCTGGTTGAGCGGCGCTGCGGGCATGACGGGCAGGTGCAGACGGTGAAGGTCGGGTTTGACGTCGCCGAGAGGGACTTGGGAGGATGtggagagggtgaggagggTTGATAACGCGAGGAGAGGTTTCATGGTGATGGTTGGactttggtgatggttgCTGCGGGTGGTACGTCATGATGCGGGTTGGGAAGGAGCGGGATTTGAGGAGGGGGTAACGTGACTAATCACGGGACGTGGAATTTACACCTGACCATCCCTTCAACCCAAGGAACTCTTCTGTTCTCGATGAGGTGAAATATGGTCAGCTTTCATAATTGCCATACTGTTTAGCCATGCCTATGGTAGTCAAGTAGAACCAGCCTGGTAGCTTTATTGATGTGAGCTCTCTTCTTGGTTTGAGTCGCCCACCCTGTAGGCAGTCATGGAGAAGGTCTGGCTCTTTTCTATTTGAAACACCAAAGTCCAATAGGGGCTATCAATGCATATTTGACTTTTCCGCTTCTGAGCTAAGTCAGCAGGGGTTGTGAAAATGAGAAAGTGGACTGCAAGGCTGCAAGGTTGACGAGTGTCACTATCACGAGAAGAAAGACTTGTTGTGCACGTAGAAACTGAGGAAGACGGAAAAGGTGAGTGCTTTGGCAAATAGTGATCCATACGCTAGCATCTCTGTCAATTTATGTCCTCGGGCTTAGTAGAACTGTATTGCTTGAATACGTTTGAGTTCCTCACTGTGTTGACCAGTCCAAGTAACTCAAGACATCCTAGACAAGTTCTGTCGATAATCCGGTTCTATACTCTGGTCACAAATTTTAAACCCCGCCATATTATGGGACTCTTCGTCACTTGGCGAGGTTTGGCTAGTGTAATCGGCGATTGTGTTATTTGTTGACCATGTTGCTGCTGTAGCCCGAGCAAGAGGGCACAGGGGCGCTTGACAAGAGGGAGGCCTGAACGGGTCccgtggtgatggaggaatAGCCAATAGAATAACACGATTTGTTCAAACTCCTATAGTGGCATCTGGGTAGGAAGGGGCTAAGCTTCCGTCCATTGTCGGGTAGTTGTTAACTGAGGTTGATGTGGCTAGAGCATTCCGTATCAACTAGGAGAGCAGATGGCCTTTTTCATAACTCAACATCGTCACCATACGTCAGAGTGTGCTACGAAGACCGATTCTTTTGGCCAAGTCTCTCCAGCGAAGAAAATCTCATCATATCCACCCAAGTTCCGCACTCGGGAACACCGTTAGTTGTATAGGACAACAGTATTATAACGCCCTGTTCTCTAAATCATCACCGAGTGTTTTAACTCCTTTTTGGCTACCGTTAAGAGTGATTGGGCTCAGTGATGGCACTCCATTAGTCCATTGTCGGGTGTTCAACATAAAGTTCAAGGCGTCTTAGCCAGAAACCAGCACGATAAGGAAA harbors:
- a CDS encoding MADS-box domain-containing protein encodes the protein MGRRKIEIKAIKDDRNRSVTFLKRKGGLFKKAHELSVLCSVDVAVFIFGNNKKLYEYSSSDMRQLITRYQYHGGPNEHKGPSDFNGGNDEEEEEEGDGTPPHAPEGVENQMMPPHFHGQAQPPFPQIRHHTPSASPPIGNGPFQGHPGHPIQRTHTPQPSIGSRPGSRNDIRRMGPAMVSQPPPPTGPPHAGISYMPTPPIYNPPHPSGLMPQQGPTPQYATYHPQPSPMPQHSPYMDDRRSPMPSPMPPAYSSQPPSQGLQAPARPTPSPQPNHQQLPPNPIPQISPPPPQPQQVERRLQDPPPPPPVEPKTESQERPQPPLLNTDTAIKKLPQRKSHSIFTPIEENRSILSQHLASFANEPMKSESAAAAAAANAASAANRSQSVDVGALNRVGDTSKSPHLPQRASTQADDKSRTVSLSSIPETTLTPPSRSNSVKVGGGPGGARPRGPRLTVQIPDGGSEAGGSARTADSNSPRNPTESTTQAPQRHNSQSSLVLPPPSPSAQTLLSAGATGPPNPFARPPPQQNVNGDTPVSALPSRFLTNELLPSPSSFYPDWNFRGGDSNTLPSPLNFATPVVGSGPSFLRDDNLNSSINSNSNNATSTSNGTYNSSLHVNTSNSTATKRKTPELGATAQSEAEESTDPKRLKVE
- a CDS encoding FAS1 domain-containing protein → MKPLLALSTLLTLSTSSQVPLGDVKPDLHRLHLPVMPAAPLNQPSIALADILGTQRSLTSFSSFARMDPATEERLSDLGTNTTVLAPLNSAVDALPRKPWEQPGDYAALGADAYEGDKGQDRARTNMRKFVEAHLVPESPWGENDKVKTVGGKEVWWVEKDGKRVVMPDEIEVEHVVGQVGNGELWILKGVLNYA
- a CDS encoding Transcription initiation factor TFIID, subunit TAF1 translates to MAADTEFSSFDESAWKAQNAADDREIAKLLEQSQEGGNGGLKLDDTPFDQTGKAEDAEDFEDISDDDLPEEEEPSAGVSMEMPGLTDDGGTSNDADDLFGEGPSSPDPILGPSSPAPHVRDADTGDDTQPMDAGLSFPGINFDPEPHLNGANQDPDIPAPAETVEDLLKATWPAFKKGHILTWSELLPAKKATWKEKKPVKKPKPLVTSKLTLDLAPDQEKLFRIPGTATITRKAKQNEERGLVVCGQDDANRADDTVQFDLDQESDSETVAGFTLRDIELACEDWSVHINTVEANFKAKQVAEQEQQQARKRAFEEQDDEWDAEFLMDLGDDAPQRPKKRKTVQLGLPEIPRYSAPSFDNFEDTTRRGAKRVHLDMGDPYLLLDTQDLQRSAKRPRQDNKLKRMANGNLGRDVSQRFNISNDEAYEALKENHQSKVRATLGNISVEHSMPAIKLLWPYYKVKLSGTTDEYHRPRFRYKKFAGHTIKFDKPNHHKRKQMKGKAHEVFLKSKDLSINDNSVAVLYEYCEQRPRVLSNFGMGNRLINYYRRKDNNDDEQLPKQELGEYRMLLPEDRSPFSLFGTVDAGETVPTLHNEMYRAPVFKHNPRGSDFLVVRSTTGEHGSKWFLHKIDHLYVVGQQFPSVEVPGPHSRKVTNASKNRMKMLAFRMIRHSDTDNCQLSDITKHIAESTDTQNRQKLKEFLQYDRESGEKGMWRLKPGEILPDESAIRSMIKPEEVCLLDAMQLGIKELEDAGYDPRNATIEDDVQMQDADGDDEDADEDGSRVAKGTKKQPEKQEETLADKMAPWKTTKAFIDACAQKAMLQLHGEGDPTGHGLGFSFIRTSMKGGYIEAVQGPLATSADAMEREKRANGGHAYNVKKQQAMYEEGIREIWEKQKATLSDAQEHDDKDVAVTEDEDDRFNVQSAMTPAQFDDGTSQISGLTSSSRHPRRAIRITRDVRMPDGTIQQRTEVVHDPVVISQYMKRRTEADLEMRDIYSSRPTGNADHDRLAGIRIKKELERLEKNKARRQAREQQKELHQKASAGDAASPSVNGDKIPTGTTRKCANCGQVGHIKTNKKLCPLLNGTMKADNGAAEHGGFGNYNAPTGTAGSPS